Proteins encoded within one genomic window of Humulus lupulus chromosome 1, drHumLupu1.1, whole genome shotgun sequence:
- the LOC133812606 gene encoding plant-specific TFIIB-related protein 1, whose protein sequence is MRCPYCSAGQGRCATTSSGRSITECSSCERVVEERQSQPHHLFHQRAQDNPLCLVTSDLPTLQPHDDEEDPFEPTGFITAFSTWSLEPTPLFLRSCLSFSGHLAELERTLESTSSSSSSQSTSSSSTVVVDNLRAYMQIVDVASILGLDYDISDHAFQLFRDCCSATCLRNRSVEALATAALVQAIREAQEPRTLQEISIAANVPQKEIGKYIKILGEALQLSQPINSNSISVHMPRFCTLLQLNKSAQELATHIGEVVINKCFCTRRNPISISAAAIYLACQLEDKRKTQAEICKVTGLTEVTLRKVYKELLDNWDDLLPSNYTPAVPPERAFPTTVIASGRSSASKVDFMEATASLDREKQPDTKPNKPNEVLDTSHYQARVKEDAEGKGNSRGAHSSIPNRPTLLWQSQLPFGTSGFRSTSDKGPRGMDIDENHSNHQLLDQKIDKDQMSVTNTASLDREKQPDTKPNKPNEVLDTSHYQAKVKEDAEGKGNSRGAHSSIPNRPTLLWQSQLPFGTSGFRSTSDKGHRGMDIDENHSNHQLLDQKIDNDQMSVTNTSSSNHSDQTQHLSSSTSNTSLSTSQFRPQSSSLSHSNAQLFGQPPKLAPGYVELKSTSGLNGNKSAKH, encoded by the exons ATGAGGTGTCCGTACTGCTCGGCCGGTCAAGGACGGTGCGCCACCACAAGCTCCGGTAGGTCCATAACGGAGTGCTCTTCGTGCGAGCGTGTGGTCGAGGAGCGCCAATCTCAGCCCCATCATCTCTTCCATCAACGCGCCCAAGACAACCCTCTTTGCCTTGTCACCTCCGACCTTCCCACCCTCCAACCCCACGACGACGAAGAAGACCCATTCGAACCCACTGGCTTCATCACCGCCTTCTCCACCTGGTCTCTAGAGCCCACCCCGCTCTTTCTTCGCTCCTGCCTCTCCTTCTCCGGTCACCTCGCCGAGCTCGAGCGCACCCTCGAGTCAACTTCATCGTCATCTTCCTCTCAATCGACTTCTTCTTCATCGACCGTCGTGGTTGATAATCTTAGGGCTTATATGCAGATTGTCGATGTGGCTTCGATTTTGGGATTAGATTATGACATTTCTGACCACGCCTTTCAGCTATTCAGGGACTGTTGCTCCGCCACATGTTTGAGGAATCGGAGCGTTGAAGCTCTTGCGACTGCTGCTCTTGTTCAGGCGATTAGGGAAGCGCAGGAGCCTAGAACCCTACAA GAAATTTCAATTGCAGCCAATGTACCCCAGAAGGAAATTGGGAAGTACATCAAGATACTTGGAGAAGCTCTACAACTAAGTCAGCCCATTAACAGCAATTCCATATCTGTTCATATGCCAAGGTTTTGCACACTTCTTCAACTTAATAAATCTGCTCAG GAGCTGGCAACTCACATCGGAGAGGTTGTCATCAATAAATGCTTCTGCACTCGCAGAAATCCCATTAGCATATCTGCCGCAGCCATATATTTAGCCTGCCAACTTGAGGACAAACGCAAAACACAGGCTGAGATTTGTAAGGTGACTGGCCTTACTGAAGTCACTCTCCGAAAAGTCTACAAGGAGCTCTTGGACAATTGGGATGATCTGCTCCCATCTAACTATACTCCAGCTGTTCCTCCAGAAAGAGCATTTCCAACTACAGTAATTGCTTCAGGCCGCTCTTCAGCGTCCAAAGTTGATTTCATGGAGGCGACTGCTTCTTTGGACAGAGAGAAGCAGCCTGATACGAAACCTAACAAACCGAACGAGGTTTTAGATACAAGCCATTATCAGGCCAGAGTTAAAGAGGATGCTGAAGGTAAAGGCAATTCTCGTGGAGCTCATTCCTCTATACCGAACCGACCAACACTGCTTTGGCAAAGCCAACTACCATTTGGTACATCGGGTTTTCGATCAACTAGTGATAAGGGTCCTCGAGGGATGGACATTGATGAGAATCACTCTAACCATCAACTGTTGGATCAGAAGATAGATAAGGACCAAATGAGTGTTACTAATACTGCTTCTTTGGACAGAGAGAAACAGCCTGATACGAAACCTAACAAACCGAACGAGGTTTTAGATACAAGCCATTATCAGGCCAAAGTTAAAGAGGATGCTGAAGGTAAAGGCAATTCTCGTGGAGCTCATTCCTCTATACCGAACCGACCAACACTGCTTTGGCAAAGCCAACTACCATTTGGTACATCGGGTTTTCGATCAACTAGTGATAAGGGTCATCGAGGGATGGACATTGATGAGAATCACTCTAACCATCAACTGTTAGATCAGAAGATAGATAATGACCAAATGAGTGTTACTAATACTAGCTCTTCAAACCATTCAGACCAAACTCAACACTTGAGTTCCTCAACTTCCAATACTAGCTTGTCCACTAGTCAGTTTAGGCCTCAATCTTCTTCATTGAGCCATTCCAATGCTCAACTTTTTGGACAGCCACCAAAGCTAGCTCCAGGCTATGTTGAGCTTAAAAGTACCTCGGGTCTGAACGGAAATAAAAGCGCCAAACATTGA
- the LOC133812607 gene encoding acidic leucine-rich nuclear phosphoprotein 32-related protein: MDEIWERAVETALDGQTDHASARTLTLDGAAKCIQGRLPPPSLLEKFQNLQHLSIANIGATSLEQFPRLPSLEKLNLTDNRIAGGLEFLVEAGLDSLRDLDLSNNRIQYIEDLAPLAQLKLVSLDLYECPVTRVKDYRSRVFGLIKSLKYLDKMDAEENERPESDDEDDEEEEDEDDPGSGEIDGEDRPFRLNNGHSEVIEGVVDVDEDEESDADEEETETARRVNGHNHQANGFRVAPVVGEEEDEEDGEDEDDNESGEEIDEEEGEEDDVVEVHEIDDSDEEDGIEYDEDDDDDDDDEEDEEEVDNDEADIAEPEGTGRLTSTEGEIDGHEQGEDDGDEDDNGETGEEEQAVEEDGEFEDGEEEDDDYGAGYLVQPVVQAEEEDGGGSDMDPGNDDEEEEEEEGDGEEEEEVEDEDEVPVIPPPPSSSSSQLKRKRDGEEDEDDGEDDDEDVEFSKSSKKHH; this comes from the exons ATGGATGAGATCTGGGAGAGAGCCGTTGAGACAGCTCTGGACGGGCAAACTGACCACGCCTCGGCTCGAACGCTGACCCTAGACGGTGCGGCCAAGTGCATACAAGGGAGGTTACCACCACCGAGTCTTCTAGAGAAGTTCCAGAACCTTCAGCACCTTTCTATTGCCAATATTGGTGCTACTTCGCTCGAGCAGTTTCCACGTCTCCCGAGTCTAGAGAAGCTTAACCTCACCGATAATCGGATCGCTGGTGGCCTTGAGTTTCTTGTCGAAGCGGGTCTCGACTCCCTACGGGACCTTGACCTTTCGAACAACCGGATTCAATACATCGAAGATCTTGCTCCGCTAGCTCAGCTTAAGCTCGTTTCCCTTGATCTCTACGAGTGTCCGGTTACGAGGGTCAAGGATTATCGATCTAGGGTATTCGGGTTGATAAAATCGCTTAAGTATTTGGATAAGATGGATGCGGAGGAGAATGAACGACCAGAGTCTGATGACGAGGATGACGAAGAAGAGGAAGATGAGGATGATCCTGGAAGTGGAGAAATTGATGGTGAGGATCGGCCTTTTAGATTGAATAACGGCCATAGCGAGGTGATTGAAGGGGTTGTTGATGTTGATGAGGACGAAGAGAGTGATGCTGATGAGGAGGAGACTGAGACAGCTAGGAGGGTGAATGGACATAATCATCAGGCGAATGGGTTTCGGGTTGCTCCTGTGGTTGGAGAAGAGGAGGATGAGGAAGATGGGGAAGATGAAGATGATAATGAGTCTGGGGAGGAAATTGATGAAGAGGAAGGAGAGGAAGATGATGTGGTTGAAGTTCATGAGATTGATGATAGTGATGAGGAAGATGGGATTGAATATGATGAGGATGATGacgacgatgatgatgatgaggaaGATGAAGAAGAGGTGGACAATGATGAGGCCGATATTGCCGAGCCTGAGGGTACTGGACGGTTAACGAGCACGGAAGGTGAGATTGATGGGCATGAGCAGGGGGAGGATGACGGAGACGAGGATGATAATGGAGAGACTGGGGAGGAAGAACAGGCCGTAGAGGAAGATGGAGAGTTTGAAGATGGGGAAGAAGAG GATGATGACTATGGTGCAGGCTACTTAGTTCAACCTGTGGTACAAGCTGAGGAAGAAGATGGTGGAGGTAGTGACATGGATCCTGGTAACGATGAtgaagaggaggaagaagaagaaggtgatgGCGAAGAAGAGGAGGAGGTTGAAGACGAGGATGAAGTTCCGGTGATACCCCCTCCTCCATCTTCATCTTCTTCCCAGCTAAAGAGGAAGAGAGATGGggaggaagatgaagatgatgGCGAGGATGACGATGAGGATGTTGAGTTTAGCAAGTCTTCAAAGAAGCATCACTGA
- the LOC133812608 gene encoding uncharacterized protein LOC133812608, whose protein sequence is MEAAKMLLFSPTPTSVKPTISILKHRVTPRRRWPHAPLKVVAMAKESSDETGGGVAETAAILGGLVSTPVIGWSLYTLKTTGCGLPPGPGGSIGALEGVSYLAVVGIVGWSLYTKAKTGSGLPNGPFGLLGAVEGLSYLSLLGILVVFGLQFLQQGSIPGPLPTDQCFG, encoded by the coding sequence ATGGAAGCCGCAAAGATGTTGCTCTTCTCTCCAACACCGACTTCAgtaaaacccaccatttccatcCTCAAACACAGAGTAACACCAAGGCGGCGGTGGCCTCACGCGCCGCTCAAGGTCGTAGCCATGGCAAAGGAAAGCAGCGACGAAACTGGGGGCGGTGTTGCGGAGACAGCCGCAATCCTTGGCGGCTTAGTGTCGACTCCCGTCATCGGCTGGTCCCTCTACACTCTCAAGACCACTGGCTGCGGCCTGCCACCAGGTCCCGGCGGATCAATCGGCGCACTGGAAGGCGTCAGCTACTTAGCCGTGGTGGGAATCGTGGGTTGGTCGTTGTACACCAAAGCCAAAACTGGGTCTGGTTTGCCCAATGGCCCTTTTGGGTTACTGGGGGCCGTCGAAGGGCTCTCGTACTTGTCGTTGCTTGGGATTTTGGTCGTTTTTGGGCTGCAGTTTTTGCAACAGGGCTCCATTCCTGGACCCCTTCCTACTGATCAGTGCTTCGGCTGA